The Ferrovibrio sp. MS7 sequence GCGGTCTAGGGATTAATCGCCACTAGGTATTGATAGGCAGCGCCGTGGTGTATTTCACCTGCTTCAGCGCGAAGCTGGATTTGATGCTGGCGACGCCGGGGATGCGGGTGAGGTGGTCGAGCAGGAAACGCTCATAGGCCCCGAGGTCGCTCACCACCACGCGCAGCAGATAATCGAAATCGCCGGTCATCAGGTAGCATTCCATCACCTCCGGCCGCTTGCGCACGGCTTTCTGGAAAGCTTCCAGCGCCGGCTCGATCTGCTTGTCCAGGGTCACATTGGTGAAGATGCTGATCGACAGGCCGAGTGCCTCCGGGTTCAGCAGCGTGACATAGCGCGCGATCACGCCGGCTTCCTCCATGGCCCGTACCCGCCGCCAGCAGGGTGAGGCGGAAATGCCGACCTCTGCCGCCAGCTCGCTGCTGGAGAGGCGGGCATTGTCCTGCAGCTGCTTCAAGATGCGCCGGTCGATCTGATCCAGGGAAAATTGGGGTAAATTCATGCTAAATTCCATAATATTTTAGAAGGATCATGCATAAAGATAAGCTCCGGTGCAGCTCTTTGCAAAGCAATGCTGCATTCGCGGCACTAAATTGGTTGGATCATTCTTCCGCCCGAGGTCCGTGCCATGCCGATATCGCCCCAGGATCCTGCCCTGATTGCCATGCTGGCGCAGCTTGAGCGCAAGGTGCTGTGGCTGGCCACCTGGATGGTACACAACGCCAATCATCTGCGCGAAAAGGCAGACGGCCTCAAGGTCGGCGGCCATCAGGCTTCCAGCGCCTCGCTCGCCACCATCATGACGGCGCTGTATTTCCATGTGCTGCGGCCACAGGACCGGGTGGCGGTGAAGCCCCATGCCAGCCCGATCTTCCATGCCATCCAGTATCTGTTCGGCCGCCAGAACCTGGAGCGGTTGCAGAATTTCCGAGGCTACAAGGGAGCGCAATCCTACCCCTCGCGCACCAAGGATATTCCCGAGGTCGATTTTTCCACCGGATCAGTGGGCATGGGTGTGGCGCAGACGCTGTTTTCCAGCCTGGCGCAGGATTACGTGAAGGCGCATGGCTGGGCGCAGGATTGGCCGGAAGGCCGCATGATCGCCCTGCTCGGCGACGCCGAAATGGATGAAGGCAATATCCACGAGGCTTTGCTTGAGGGCTGGAAACATGGCCTGCGCAACACCTGGTGGATCATCGACTATAACCGCCAGAGCCTGGATGCGGTGATCCGCGAAGGCCTCTATGCCCGTTTCGAGGCGTTATTCGGCGCCTTCGGTTGGGATGTGGTAGTGCTGAAATACGGTTCGCTGCTGGAAGCGGCTTTCAAGGAGCCGGGCGGCGAAAGCCTGCGCGCCTGGATCGACCAATGCCCGAACCAGCTTTATTCCGCGCTCACCTTCCAGGGCGGTGCCGCCTGGCGCAAGCGGCTGCTGGATGATATCGGCGACCAGGGAGCGGTGACCGTGTTGATCGAGCGTCGCAGCGACGCCGAACTGGCGCGGCTGATGACCAATCTTGCCGGCCACGATCTGCCCAGTCTGCTGGATGCCTTCGGGCGTATCGACCATGACCGGCCAGTGGTGTTCATCGCCTACACGATCAAAGGCTTCGGGCTGCCTTTGGCGGGGCATAAGGATAACCATGCCGGCCTGTTGACGCCGCCTCAGGTGGAGGGCTTCCGCGAGGCGATGCAGGTGCCTCCCGGTGAGGAATGGAGCAAATATGCCGGCATGGATGCGGCGCCTGCCGATATTGAAGCATTTCTACAGGCGGTGCCCTTCCGCCAGGGCATAGAGCAGCGCCGCCGTCAGGCCGCGCGGATACCGGTGCCGGCGGTGTTGCCCCTGCCGCGCCAGCCTGAGATGTCGACGCAGCAGGCCTTCGGCCTGATCCTCAATGAACTGGGGCGCAGCGATGCGGCCTTGGCCGAGCGTATCGTCACCACGTCGCCCGATGTCACGGTCTCGACCAATCTCGGCGCCTGGGTCAATCGCCGCGGCTTATTCGCCAAGCAAGCCATGGCCGATCTGTTCAAGAAGGAGCGCATCCCTTCCACCTTCACTTGGGATTTCTCGCCGCGCGGCCAGCATATGGAACTGGGCATCGCCGAGATGAATCTGTTCACCATGCTCTCAGCTTTGGGTTTGTCGCATTCCACTTTCGGCGAGCGCCTGCTGCCGATCGGCACACTCTATGATCCGTTCATCTGCCGCGGCCTGGATGCGCTGAATTATGCCTGCTACCAGGATGCGCGCTTCATCGTCGTGGCCACGCCGTCGGGTCTGGCGCTGGCGCCGGAAGGCGGCGCGCATCAGTCCATCGCCACGCCGCTGATTGGCATGGCGCAGGATGGCCTTGCCACTTTCGAGCCGGCTTATGCCGATGAACTGGCGGTGATCCTGCGCTTTGCCTTCGACTATCTGCAACGCGATGGTGATGGCGAACCGGATGAGCAGAGCTGGTTGCGCGATGAGACCGGCGGCTCGGTCTATCTGCGGCTCAGCACCCGTAGCATCGAGCAGCCATCGCGCGCCATGGATGAAGAGCTGGCACGCAGCATCATCGATGGCGCCTATTGGCTGCGCCCGCCAGGCCCGAATACCGAGATCGTGGTGGCCTATAGCGGCGTGATGGCGCCGGAGGCCATCGAGGCCGTCGGCATGATGGCGGAAGACCGCCGCGATGTTGCCTTGCTCGCCGTCACCTCGGCGGACCGGCTCAATGCCGGCTGGAGCGCGGCACAGCGGGCACGCGAACGCGGCCTGCTGCATGCCCGCTCGCATATCGAGCGCCTGTTCGCCACATTGCCGCATCATTGCGGTATCGTTTCGGTGCAGGACGGTCATCCGGCCGGCCTCGGCTGGCTTGGCGCCGTCGCCGGGCATCGCCAGCGCGCCCTCGGAGTCGAGCATTTCGGCCAGACCGGTACCATCCAGGACCTGTTCCGGCATTATGGCCTCGATGCCCAGGCGATCATTGCCGCCGCTGCGGCGCTCAATCCCGGGCGGCCCATGCGCTATCTGAAGGCGGTGGTTTGAAGGCACCGCCGGAAGCGTCTAGACTCCGGGCCGATGACCCAACGCGTCGGCCTGATCGGCTTTGGCGGTATCGGCCAAAGCATCCTGCAAGCCTGGGCGGCAGAGCCGCCGCTGGGCTATAGCCTCGCGGCCTTGCTGGTGCGGCCACAGCAGCGCGAAGCGGCGCGCTGGGCTGCCGGGCCGCATGTCCTGATCGCCGACACGGTGGAGGCCTTCCTCGGTGGCCAGCTCGATATCGTCATCGAGGCGGCGGGGCAGGGGGCGGTGCGGGACTATGCCGAAGCGGTTCTGCGTGCCGGCGCCGAATTGCATGTCATTTCCACCGGTGCTCTGGCTGATGCCGGCTGCCGCGAGCGGATTTTCGACTTGGCGCAGCAGGGCAATGGCCGCCTGGTAATCCCGGTGGGAGCGACTGCCGGCCTGGACGGCTTGCTGGCGATGCGGCAGGACGGCTTGCTGCGCGTCACCTATACCTCGATCAAGCCGCCGCAGGCCTGGAAGGGTACGCCGGCGGAAGCCGATTTCGATCTCGACAATCTGCTGGAGCGCCGCGTGATCTTTTCCGGCCCGGCGGATCAGGCGGCTTTGCTCTATCCGAAGAACGCCAATCTCGCCGCCACGGTGGCGTTGGCCGGCCTTGGCTTCGCCGAGACCCGGGTGGAACTGGTGGCCGATCCGGCAGCCAGCGGCAATACCGGACGCATCGATGCCGAAAGCCGGCACTCACAGCTCACAGTGATCGTTTCCGGCCGTGCTTCGCAGGCCAACCCGAAAACTTCGGCCATCACCGGCATGAGCGTGCTGTCGGCACTGAAGAACCGTGCCGGCTGGCTCAGTTTCGGCTAGAAATCTCCAGGATCAGCTTGCGCCGCACGGCATCGCCAAAGGAAGCATAGTCGCGCGCCGGAATCATGAAGCTGCCGGGACCGCCGATCACATTCTTTTCGTAATACTCGTCGATATCGGCTTCCATATGCAGGATCGGCAGGCCGTTGATGGTTACGCCCTTGGCCACTGCCGCGTCGCGCGCCATGGCTGGCGGCCGGCCGCGGTTGCTGCGGCCATCGCCGGAAATATCGATCACGCGGCGCAAGACCTTTGCCGGCATGCGCTCGAACAGCGCGGCGCCGAAATCGATGGCTTCTGCCGGCGCGGTGCCGCCGCCGAAAATGGTGCGCGGGGCATCGCCGAGCAACTGGGCGAAAGCCAGGATATCGGCGCGGCTGCGCAGCATGGTCCAGGGAATGGTGTGGTTATGGTAGGCGGGGCCGGACCATTGGAAATAGGTGCAGGCAATGCCGCCATGCAGCCCGCCCAGGATGGCATCGATCACCCGGCGGTGGCGGAAGGCATCGGCATAGCCGCGCTGCTGCAATTCGTAATGCTCGGCCTGCACGCTGCCGGAACAATCCACCGCCAGCACCAGTCCCAGATCCACCTGTGTTTCCTGGGCCAAGACCTGCGCCTGAGCCGGCCATGCAGCGAAAGCGGCGAGGGTGGTGAACAGGTGGCGGCGGTTCAATGTCATGCCGGGCCCGGTTGCTGGCTTAAGGTAGCGCCATCCTGCCGCGACAAGCGGGGCCCGCGCCAGCAATTTCCGAGGCAGGACAGGTCTCGGACCGGGCGCTGGCTTTATTGTATCCATTCTAATAATATATTGGGTGCATCGATCTGGGTTAAGCATGCCATCCGACGACCTCCGTGGGGTTTCAGAAGCCCCGATCCGACAGCGTATCCTGCAGGCTATTTTCGAGCGTCGGCTCCAGCCGGGCGAGAAACTGACCGAGGAACGGCTGGCCGAATTGTTCGGCGTCAGCCGCACTGTGGTGCGTCAGGCTTTGGCGCGTCTGGCGCAAGATGGCATCGTGGTGCAGCGGCCAAACAAGGGTGCCTCGGTAGCGGCACCAAGCCGGCTGGAAGCGCGCCAGGTGCTGGCGGTGCGTCAGATGGTGGAACCGGAGATTGCCGCCGAGGCCGCGCGTCTGGCCGATACCGCCGGTCTGCGCCGGCTGCGCAAGCATCTTGAAGCCGAGAATGCTGCCAGGCGCTCCAACGACCGCGCTACCCTGGTGCGCCTGACCGGCGAATTCCACATGGTTTTGGCGGACGTGGCCGGCAATCCGATCCTGGTGCGGCTGCTCACCGAATTGCAGGCGCTTACCTGCCTGGCCATCCTGCTCTATGCACGTGGCGATGATTCCGCCTGCCATCCCGATGAGCATGAGCAGATTGTCGCCGCCATCATCGCCAAGGATGGGGCGACCGCTGCCGCGATCATGCGCCGGCATCTCGAGCATGTCGAACATGACATGGACTTGAACGAGCCGGCGCAGCGCGGCAATGACCTTGCCAGCGCGCTTGGCATGCCAGCCAAGAAGCGGTCTAGAGGCTAAATAGTTTTCCGAAGCGGCGCCATGGCGTCTTGTCGGCGCCAAGCCGCTCCAGTGCGCCCCACAGCGTCACGGCAATCGAATCGAGCACCGGAATGCCAAGCCGCCGCTCCAGTGCCGCTGCCGTGAATGCCGCATCCATATTGGTGCAGACCACGGCGATGGCATCAGGTTGCCGCGCTGCTACCTGCTCGATCATTGCCGCGATGCGCTCGGGTGGCAGCGTGGCGAATGAGAAGTTGTCGCTTAAGCCCGCATGCGCCTCGGCCAGGCAGGCCCAGCCGGCGGCGGTATAATTGGCGATGATCTTTTGCTGCACGTCATCGGTATAAGGCGTCACCAGGCCGAAGCTCTTGGCGCTGAGGCGGCGATAGAGTTCGTTCAGCGCCAGGATGGCGGTGGTGGCTGGAATGCCGGTGCGCGCGGTGATCGCCTCGCAGAGCGCCTGGTCGCGCTCGAAGCCGAGCCAGCTTGCCGAGGTGCCGTTCCAGGCAATCACATCCACCTTGGCATGGGCCAGCAATTCCGCCGCGGCCAGGATGGGCGCGGCATCGAACTGCCCCAGTGCCTTGTCGCCCAGACCTATTTCCGTCACTGGGAAACGGGCGAAATGGGCGGTCACGTTCGGCGTTTCCGCCAGCAGCCTGTAGGTCGCCGGCTCCAGCGCGGTGTTGGAGGAAGGCGTGAGCATGCCGAGGCGCAGGCGCCGCATCAGAAATCTCCCATATAGAAGGCCGGGCAGC is a genomic window containing:
- a CDS encoding maleate cis-trans isomerase family protein produces the protein MRRLRLGMLTPSSNTALEPATYRLLAETPNVTAHFARFPVTEIGLGDKALGQFDAAPILAAAELLAHAKVDVIAWNGTSASWLGFERDQALCEAITARTGIPATTAILALNELYRRLSAKSFGLVTPYTDDVQQKIIANYTAAGWACLAEAHAGLSDNFSFATLPPERIAAMIEQVAARQPDAIAVVCTNMDAAFTAAALERRLGIPVLDSIAVTLWGALERLGADKTPWRRFGKLFSL
- a CDS encoding DUF1194 domain-containing protein codes for the protein MTLNRRHLFTTLAAFAAWPAQAQVLAQETQVDLGLVLAVDCSGSVQAEHYELQQRGYADAFRHRRVIDAILGGLHGGIACTYFQWSGPAYHNHTIPWTMLRSRADILAFAQLLGDAPRTIFGGGTAPAEAIDFGAALFERMPAKVLRRVIDISGDGRSNRGRPPAMARDAAVAKGVTINGLPILHMEADIDEYYEKNVIGGPGSFMIPARDYASFGDAVRRKLILEISSRN
- a CDS encoding transketolase-like TK C-terminal-containing protein, which translates into the protein MPISPQDPALIAMLAQLERKVLWLATWMVHNANHLREKADGLKVGGHQASSASLATIMTALYFHVLRPQDRVAVKPHASPIFHAIQYLFGRQNLERLQNFRGYKGAQSYPSRTKDIPEVDFSTGSVGMGVAQTLFSSLAQDYVKAHGWAQDWPEGRMIALLGDAEMDEGNIHEALLEGWKHGLRNTWWIIDYNRQSLDAVIREGLYARFEALFGAFGWDVVVLKYGSLLEAAFKEPGGESLRAWIDQCPNQLYSALTFQGGAAWRKRLLDDIGDQGAVTVLIERRSDAELARLMTNLAGHDLPSLLDAFGRIDHDRPVVFIAYTIKGFGLPLAGHKDNHAGLLTPPQVEGFREAMQVPPGEEWSKYAGMDAAPADIEAFLQAVPFRQGIEQRRRQAARIPVPAVLPLPRQPEMSTQQAFGLILNELGRSDAALAERIVTTSPDVTVSTNLGAWVNRRGLFAKQAMADLFKKERIPSTFTWDFSPRGQHMELGIAEMNLFTMLSALGLSHSTFGERLLPIGTLYDPFICRGLDALNYACYQDARFIVVATPSGLALAPEGGAHQSIATPLIGMAQDGLATFEPAYADELAVILRFAFDYLQRDGDGEPDEQSWLRDETGGSVYLRLSTRSIEQPSRAMDEELARSIIDGAYWLRPPGPNTEIVVAYSGVMAPEAIEAVGMMAEDRRDVALLAVTSADRLNAGWSAAQRARERGLLHARSHIERLFATLPHHCGIVSVQDGHPAGLGWLGAVAGHRQRALGVEHFGQTGTIQDLFRHYGLDAQAIIAAAAALNPGRPMRYLKAVV
- a CDS encoding Lrp/AsnC family transcriptional regulator, translating into MNLPQFSLDQIDRRILKQLQDNARLSSSELAAEVGISASPCWRRVRAMEEAGVIARYVTLLNPEALGLSISIFTNVTLDKQIEPALEAFQKAVRKRPEVMECYLMTGDFDYLLRVVVSDLGAYERFLLDHLTRIPGVASIKSSFALKQVKYTTALPINT
- a CDS encoding GntR family transcriptional regulator: MPSDDLRGVSEAPIRQRILQAIFERRLQPGEKLTEERLAELFGVSRTVVRQALARLAQDGIVVQRPNKGASVAAPSRLEARQVLAVRQMVEPEIAAEAARLADTAGLRRLRKHLEAENAARRSNDRATLVRLTGEFHMVLADVAGNPILVRLLTELQALTCLAILLYARGDDSACHPDEHEQIVAAIIAKDGATAAAIMRRHLEHVEHDMDLNEPAQRGNDLASALGMPAKKRSRG
- a CDS encoding aspartate dehydrogenase — its product is MTQRVGLIGFGGIGQSILQAWAAEPPLGYSLAALLVRPQQREAARWAAGPHVLIADTVEAFLGGQLDIVIEAAGQGAVRDYAEAVLRAGAELHVISTGALADAGCRERIFDLAQQGNGRLVIPVGATAGLDGLLAMRQDGLLRVTYTSIKPPQAWKGTPAEADFDLDNLLERRVIFSGPADQAALLYPKNANLAATVALAGLGFAETRVELVADPAASGNTGRIDAESRHSQLTVIVSGRASQANPKTSAITGMSVLSALKNRAGWLSFG